A genomic segment from Legionella quinlivanii encodes:
- a CDS encoding DUF5624 domain-containing protein has protein sequence MNIFSVKKIASVLLLLFLYTGLANAYTVPKAFMDLYFDFTGTNEPDFPKKHKTISQYLLQSETAKNKTNPFAGPLVLVLDSSIYIYDKNRKLLFKKLLRTNRASGFYELTAISHIGPALAYLAKIKENGDPSWQPAMNSLLANIKRVRALNASIKNNWLERANIKPWQHHIMQIRAMTDYALSMAGNYIVSVQKGAPFDLRAVQTNFLNGNKEYPISYNTVMVGTFMLTALESMSVVHDDIAKLKLDWPHAMVIVRNVAGNNVTSGLTEGSNWMVAFINAVSENTLPRDRLFIAPYAKVIPEVGQSLLPESAYNYYVKNVWGSVYNRTHVAKAVFTNLETIYLPERPAIPGDFHYSSANDIIDFMVRLKHSLQDSREMLSNTVGYWMAGELQSKAWDLKTIQIPGLTTGFPEGVTAYPEKNPEIGSTT, from the coding sequence ATGAATATTTTCTCTGTTAAAAAGATTGCATCAGTGTTGCTGTTATTGTTTCTCTATACCGGATTAGCCAATGCTTACACGGTTCCCAAAGCGTTCATGGATCTGTATTTTGATTTCACAGGAACGAATGAACCCGATTTTCCTAAAAAGCATAAAACTATTTCACAATATCTGCTGCAATCTGAAACAGCTAAAAATAAAACCAACCCATTTGCCGGGCCGCTGGTATTGGTTCTGGATTCATCCATTTATATCTATGATAAAAACCGCAAATTACTCTTTAAGAAATTGCTTCGCACCAATCGCGCCAGTGGGTTTTATGAATTAACCGCTATCTCGCATATTGGTCCGGCACTTGCCTATCTGGCCAAAATCAAGGAGAACGGCGATCCCTCCTGGCAGCCGGCGATGAATTCACTGCTGGCAAATATCAAACGAGTACGCGCTCTGAATGCCAGCATCAAGAATAACTGGCTTGAGCGGGCAAATATTAAACCCTGGCAGCATCATATTATGCAAATCAGGGCAATGACTGATTATGCCTTGTCAATGGCAGGAAATTATATTGTATCAGTTCAAAAAGGGGCGCCTTTTGATTTAAGAGCTGTACAAACCAATTTTCTTAACGGCAATAAAGAATACCCCATTTCCTATAATACGGTGATGGTGGGAACGTTCATGTTAACGGCATTGGAAAGTATGTCCGTGGTGCATGACGATATTGCCAAACTCAAGCTGGACTGGCCTCATGCAATGGTAATCGTTCGGAATGTGGCAGGCAATAATGTAACTTCTGGCTTAACCGAAGGAAGTAACTGGATGGTGGCTTTTATCAACGCAGTTTCAGAAAATACATTGCCGCGCGATCGCCTTTTTATTGCTCCCTATGCCAAAGTAATTCCTGAAGTAGGCCAATCTTTACTGCCTGAGTCGGCCTACAACTATTATGTTAAAAATGTCTGGGGAAGTGTCTATAATCGTACGCATGTCGCCAAGGCGGTGTTCACTAATTTGGAAACGATTTATCTGCCTGAAAGACCCGCTATTCCGGGCGATTTTCACTATTCCTCGGCAAATGATATTATCGATTTTATGGTTCGATTAAAGCATTCCCTGCAGGATTCGAGAGAAATGCTTTCCAATACAGTCGGCTACTGGATGGCAGGGGAGCTGCAATCCAAAGCCTGGGATCTTAAGACAATTCAGATCCCGGGATTGACGACTGGCTTTCCTGAGGGTGTAACCGCTTATCCTGAAAAAAATCCTGAAATAGGCAGTACGACGTGA
- a CDS encoding methyltransferase, which produces MKLLKWFKKKTDAIPGRILRAGSRKRNNGFYENYFSLTAAGTRLKLVEAMFKLNLFALFENQHTVEENEIIKRLGLHPVRGKKWLHLLSSEYFLIKKVNKEQASYQLPDNFRKLQESGENGWWGMQFFFDIWTESASENLKDALQFGKVKTDAPWPPKTAQHAAWLEQWMAGTSAITIRCILEQVNFKKVKHFLDVGGGDGTMACAFVSAYPHLKATVYNLPASAEIARQNIESRGLSGQINVIEGNFLEDDAFPVGSDLIIFARVLFDWDETVARKLLRMAYLALPREGHVAICEVFKDHNKDFCLACEYRYIFQDDFGVNVMKYTREYISLLERINFTVLPQKQESINKFPCSVLLAKK; this is translated from the coding sequence ATGAAACTTTTAAAGTGGTTTAAGAAAAAAACAGATGCCATTCCAGGGCGAATACTGCGGGCAGGCAGCAGAAAACGCAATAATGGATTTTATGAAAATTATTTTTCACTAACAGCAGCTGGTACCAGATTAAAACTGGTGGAAGCGATGTTTAAGCTTAACCTGTTTGCCTTATTTGAAAACCAGCATACAGTAGAGGAAAATGAAATCATCAAGCGGCTTGGATTGCATCCGGTGAGGGGAAAAAAATGGCTGCATTTACTATCCAGTGAGTATTTCCTAATAAAAAAAGTCAACAAAGAACAGGCAAGTTATCAATTGCCGGATAATTTCAGGAAACTTCAGGAAAGCGGGGAAAATGGCTGGTGGGGAATGCAGTTTTTTTTCGATATATGGACGGAATCTGCCAGTGAAAATCTAAAAGATGCCTTGCAATTCGGAAAGGTGAAAACCGATGCGCCCTGGCCGCCGAAGACAGCACAGCATGCCGCCTGGCTTGAGCAGTGGATGGCCGGTACATCGGCTATCACAATCCGTTGTATTCTGGAACAGGTTAATTTTAAAAAAGTGAAGCATTTTTTAGATGTAGGCGGTGGGGATGGCACAATGGCTTGCGCTTTTGTGTCAGCCTATCCGCATCTTAAAGCGACTGTGTATAACTTACCGGCCTCGGCGGAAATCGCAAGACAGAATATTGAATCACGAGGATTAAGCGGGCAGATAAATGTTATTGAGGGCAATTTTCTGGAGGATGATGCCTTTCCTGTGGGTTCTGACTTAATTATTTTCGCGCGTGTGTTGTTTGACTGGGATGAAACAGTAGCGCGTAAACTTTTAAGAATGGCATATCTGGCCTTACCCCGTGAAGGCCATGTCGCTATATGCGAGGTTTTCAAAGATCACAATAAAGATTTTTGTCTGGCTTGTGAATACCGTTATATTTTTCAGGATGATTTTGGCGTTAATGTGATGAAGTACACTCGGGAATACATCAGCTTGCTGGAGCGGATTAACTTTACCGTTCTGCCGCAAAAACAGGAGTCTATCAACAAATTCCCTTGTTCGGTGTTACTGGCTAAAAAATAA
- a CDS encoding IS4 family transposase, whose amino-acid sequence MHIKRFLHNLLSSTIHGKRFNTLNLFINALLREKKLSLTQLGRALKNKAQEKNNIKRCDRFLGNKNLHGERFSIYQKTAHRLIGTNSRPIILVDWSHVPNTTHYLLRASLVAKGRALSVYEEVFPRQYENSDKAHHLFLQNLKQVLPETSLPILVTDAGFYNSWFRLVLKQGWDYVGRIRGNICYRLDTHTYWEYYCDSKEKATEQGQSLGWGIVSKTDPIETFLYLIKLSAKKRTRFNKYKKKAQSKKDKVYSKSANEPWLLASSLNNTETSFNPFSIYFKRMQIEQNFRDLKSSQYGFSFEHAYSKSIERIQVLLMIAMLATLIAYLTGFVAENKRWHLSFQANTSQKKRVLSLFYLGCRIIQRKFKYRIDYDKAVEALQIEILVAGREL is encoded by the coding sequence ATGCACATAAAGCGATTTTTACACAATTTGCTATCAAGTACTATCCATGGAAAACGATTTAATACTCTTAATTTATTTATCAATGCCTTACTCAGGGAAAAAAAGCTGTCGTTAACTCAGTTGGGGCGAGCATTAAAAAATAAGGCTCAAGAAAAGAATAATATTAAACGCTGTGATCGTTTTTTAGGGAATAAAAACCTGCATGGAGAGCGATTCTCGATATACCAAAAAACAGCCCATAGGTTAATTGGAACAAATAGTCGTCCTATTATCCTGGTAGATTGGAGCCATGTTCCTAATACAACGCATTATTTGCTTAGAGCCTCATTAGTCGCTAAAGGCCGTGCGTTATCAGTCTATGAAGAGGTATTTCCTCGCCAATATGAAAATAGTGACAAAGCGCATCACTTATTTTTACAGAATTTAAAGCAAGTTCTGCCTGAGACAAGTCTCCCGATATTAGTTACGGATGCTGGTTTTTATAATTCATGGTTTCGGTTGGTGTTAAAACAAGGTTGGGACTATGTTGGCCGTATCCGGGGTAATATATGTTATCGATTGGATACCCATACTTACTGGGAATATTATTGTGATTCAAAGGAAAAGGCGACCGAACAAGGACAATCTCTGGGGTGGGGCATTGTCTCTAAAACAGACCCAATAGAAACATTTCTTTATTTAATAAAGCTATCCGCAAAAAAACGTACACGTTTTAATAAGTACAAAAAGAAAGCGCAAAGCAAGAAAGACAAGGTGTATTCAAAATCAGCCAATGAACCTTGGCTTTTAGCAAGTTCATTAAACAATACAGAAACATCGTTTAACCCTTTTTCAATCTATTTCAAACGCATGCAAATAGAGCAGAATTTTCGAGATTTAAAGTCATCTCAATATGGCTTTAGCTTTGAACATGCTTACTCAAAATCAATAGAGCGAATTCAAGTGTTACTAATGATTGCTATGTTGGCTACTTTAATTGCTTATTTAACCGGCTTCGTTGCTGAAAACAAGCGATGGCATCTCTCTTTTCAAGCCAACACATCCCAAAAAAAACGAGTGCTTTCTTTGTTCTATCTCGGCTGTCGAATCATACAAAGGAAATTTAAATATAGAATTGATTATGATAAAGCCGTCGAGGCCCTGCAAATAGAGATACTAGTTGCAGGGAGAGAATTATGA
- a CDS encoding AMP-binding protein codes for MKFSSLSIKNELARSILTVFSDPEQSVSLIDEATTLDKAQCLAKIDEYLKWINSFNIHSVMVLGAPSIDYLCLCYALIISNRCFIPLHPSTSAELIDNYLQRYPIDLLLIQAELGGEFSITFKENRGFLYHQPEIFRNACLVPGEILFTSGTTGFPKAVHYQFNTISDYVNWCVGEFELNQDDCFLCTSEFSFAASIRALFVPLYSGASLCFIERHSANKLQAIINGLLQKRITVLNLTPSLFKQLVRHLREQRLLECLKTVRLVLLSGEPIHSETINDWYDDINPQTVFYNLYGTTECLIPFYKKINAPLTELEALHLGNLRAGCDFKLVSDSTKGYELYLTGNISTAYLDPELNQASYLEINDRRFVKSNDFVTMQAGQLYFSGRSQRLVKRYGQLISLNQIEFILKKAFPETGFIAVQEESKVLVFIESIENYRLLKQVRHHLQAHLPEYMHPNEFIFSQEFPLTASGKIDYLKLKQQLVSSKINHLTDYFRPFFRGREFNLETRIGDLGLESIDYLEMAETIQKITGKWLDISKIKDTLPLCDIESCLKNVDEISSPSRNRVRLNPIQKAVYSRELYGLDKEGVYQIAFWCLKQEIDTEKLQIAIAETLANHFMLSSQLKWFDDDFYFLQSPLQASFLLKAPVFFGDTKLLSQLKTYALRDQLVRVYVYKKKSRYFLVMAYHHIAIDGWSALLMREEIFHRYEGKLSRKQKRNDEVLHLNQINEISADAIGNIEELRACLASVNFGDYNHLGAIFKGASEKRNTCFMIEKNTIDAFSDKHTLQDSPYSVIFALLLQQAISKLAKTDKIFFYISFSNRNLPIPQVRDLMTNLAIGLPVFLSSSHLPLKERAHDLKNTLAVYFRIANYTSYSRILENDLIPESIVDATKQPYMLVYTYINKLVRDSYTQNKYIDWDNSINWMNCEKIRIIFIRIYDMGDHFVFTLDTQMKTGLHECLLDEFNNLLK; via the coding sequence ATGAAGTTTTCTTCACTGAGTATTAAAAATGAGCTCGCAAGAAGCATTCTGACGGTTTTTTCTGATCCAGAACAATCAGTCAGTCTGATTGATGAAGCAACAACTCTGGATAAAGCTCAATGTTTAGCGAAAATTGATGAATATCTGAAATGGATTAACTCATTCAATATTCATTCGGTTATGGTTTTGGGAGCGCCTTCGATTGATTATCTTTGCCTGTGCTATGCACTGATTATCAGCAATCGATGCTTTATTCCCTTGCATCCTTCTACTTCTGCAGAATTAATCGATAATTATCTGCAGCGCTACCCCATCGATTTACTGCTGATTCAGGCCGAGCTGGGTGGTGAGTTTTCGATAACGTTCAAGGAAAATAGAGGATTTTTATATCATCAGCCCGAGATATTCAGGAACGCCTGCCTGGTCCCCGGGGAGATCCTGTTCACATCGGGAACGACGGGATTTCCCAAGGCAGTTCATTATCAATTCAATACCATTTCAGATTATGTTAACTGGTGTGTGGGCGAATTTGAATTAAATCAGGATGATTGTTTTTTGTGTACCAGTGAATTTTCCTTTGCTGCGTCAATCCGCGCTTTGTTTGTACCATTGTACTCAGGCGCTTCGCTCTGTTTTATTGAGAGACATTCCGCAAACAAATTGCAGGCTATTATCAATGGGTTGTTGCAAAAGCGAATCACAGTTCTTAACCTGACTCCCAGCTTATTCAAACAATTAGTTAGGCATTTAAGGGAGCAGCGCTTGCTTGAGTGTTTAAAGACTGTTCGACTGGTATTATTAAGCGGGGAGCCAATTCACAGTGAAACGATAAATGACTGGTATGACGATATTAATCCGCAGACTGTTTTTTACAATTTATACGGCACGACCGAATGCTTAATTCCTTTTTATAAAAAAATAAACGCGCCTTTAACTGAACTTGAGGCCTTGCATTTGGGTAACTTAAGAGCCGGATGTGATTTTAAACTGGTTTCGGATTCGACAAAGGGCTATGAGTTATATTTAACAGGAAATATTTCAACTGCTTATCTTGACCCAGAACTCAATCAGGCCAGTTATTTGGAAATCAACGATCGCCGTTTCGTTAAAAGTAATGATTTTGTGACAATGCAAGCGGGGCAGTTGTATTTTAGCGGACGTTCGCAGCGATTGGTTAAACGGTATGGTCAGCTAATCAGCCTGAATCAAATTGAATTTATCCTTAAGAAAGCGTTTCCGGAAACTGGTTTTATTGCAGTTCAGGAAGAAAGCAAGGTATTGGTATTCATTGAGAGCATTGAGAATTATCGTTTGCTAAAGCAGGTAAGGCATCATTTGCAGGCGCATCTTCCAGAGTATATGCACCCGAATGAGTTTATTTTCTCTCAGGAATTTCCTCTGACAGCTAGTGGAAAAATCGATTACTTAAAGCTTAAACAGCAATTGGTTTCTTCAAAAATAAATCATTTAACCGATTACTTTAGGCCTTTTTTTCGGGGCCGGGAATTCAATCTTGAAACAAGGATAGGCGATTTGGGACTGGAGTCTATTGATTATCTGGAAATGGCGGAAACTATTCAGAAAATAACCGGTAAATGGCTGGATATCTCAAAAATTAAAGACACACTGCCGCTCTGTGATATTGAGTCCTGTTTAAAAAATGTAGACGAAATCTCCTCACCATCCCGGAATCGAGTCCGATTAAATCCAATCCAAAAAGCCGTTTACAGTCGCGAGCTGTATGGTTTGGATAAAGAGGGAGTTTATCAGATTGCATTCTGGTGTCTTAAGCAAGAGATCGATACCGAAAAGCTGCAAATTGCCATAGCAGAAACGCTGGCCAATCATTTTATGTTATCCAGTCAACTGAAATGGTTTGATGATGATTTCTATTTTCTTCAATCGCCCTTGCAAGCGAGTTTTCTGCTGAAAGCCCCCGTATTTTTTGGCGATACAAAACTGCTTTCACAATTGAAAACCTATGCTTTAAGAGACCAACTGGTGAGAGTTTATGTCTATAAAAAGAAGAGCCGTTATTTTCTGGTCATGGCGTATCACCATATCGCAATTGACGGTTGGTCTGCCTTATTGATGCGTGAAGAAATTTTTCACCGTTACGAAGGGAAGCTGAGTCGCAAGCAAAAAAGAAACGATGAGGTGTTACACTTAAACCAAATCAATGAAATTTCAGCGGATGCAATTGGCAATATTGAAGAGCTTAGAGCCTGTTTGGCGTCAGTCAATTTTGGAGATTATAATCATTTAGGGGCTATTTTTAAGGGAGCATCTGAAAAACGAAATACCTGTTTTATGATTGAGAAAAATACGATCGATGCATTTTCTGACAAACATACACTTCAGGACTCGCCTTATAGTGTGATTTTCGCCTTGCTCCTACAGCAGGCAATCTCAAAACTGGCAAAAACAGATAAGATTTTCTTTTATATTAGTTTTTCCAATCGCAATCTTCCCATACCACAGGTCCGGGATTTAATGACTAATCTGGCTATTGGGTTGCCTGTATTTCTGAGCAGCAGCCATTTACCACTCAAGGAACGTGCCCACGATTTAAAAAATACCCTTGCCGTTTACTTCAGAATAGCAAATTATACCAGCTATAGTCGCATACTTGAGAATGATCTCATTCCTGAATCGATAGTGGACGCTACCAAGCAGCCTTACATGCTGGTTTACACTTATATCAACAAGCTGGTTCGGGACAGCTACACTCAAAACAAATATATCGATTGGGATAACTCGATCAACTGGATGAACTGTGAAAAAATCCGCATCATTTTTATACGCATCTATGATATGGGAGATCATTTTGTATTCACTTTGGATACGCAAATGAAAACTGGCCTGCATGAGTGTTTACTGGACGAATTTAACAATCTTTTGAAATAG